One genomic region from Argentina anserina chromosome 2, drPotAnse1.1, whole genome shotgun sequence encodes:
- the LOC126782080 gene encoding histone H2AX-like has protein sequence MATATTAQAGRGKTKTTKSISRSTKAGLQFPVGRVARFLKNGRYAQRVGSGSPVYLSAVLEYLAAEVLELAGNAARDNKKNRITPRHIQLAVRNDEEFTKLLGSVTIANGGVLPNIHQNLLPKKNAKGKGEVGSMSQEF, from the exons ATGGCCACCGCCACAACCGCTCAAGCCGGCCGAGGAAAAACCAAGACCACCAAATCCATCTCCAGGTCCACCAAGGCCGGCCTCCAGTTCCCCGTCGGCCGAGTCGCCCGCTTCCTCAAGAACGGCCGCTACGCCCAGCGCGTCGGCAGCGGTTCCCCTGTCTACCTCTCCGCCGTCCTTGAATACCTAGCCGCTGAG GTTCTGGAGTTGGCTGGAAATGCTGCCAGGGACAACAAGAAGAATCGGATCACTCCGAGGCACATCCAGCTTGCTGTGAGGAACGATGAGGAGTTCACTAAGCTTCTGGGGTCTGTGACGATTGCGAATGGAGGTGTTCTGCCCAACATTCATCAGAATCTGCTGCCGAAGAAGAACGCTAAAGGGAAGGGAGAAGTTGGATCTATGTCTCAGGAATTCTAG